The proteins below come from a single Eremothecium sinecaudum strain ATCC 58844 chromosome II, complete sequence genomic window:
- the DID2 gene encoding Did2p (Syntenic homolog of Ashbya gossypii AFR068C; Syntenic homolog of Saccharomyces cerevisiae YKR035W-A (DID2)) codes for MSRNPTAGLENTLFQLKFTAKQLNKQANKAAKAEQVETNKVKKIISENEDIARLYASNAIRKRNERIQLLKLASRVDSVASRVQTAVTMRQVSGSMAQVCRGMDRALQTMNLEQITMIMDRFEQQFEDLDTSVNVYEDMGQNMDAVAVDHDKVDDLLNKVADENGMELKQSAQLKDLPEMQNSPPVVSEEKEDKLVQRLRMLRG; via the coding sequence ATGTCAAGAAATCCCACAGCTGGTCTAGAGAATACTTTATTTCAACTTAAGTTTACCGCAAAGCAACTTAACAAGCAAGCGAATAAAGCAGCCAAAGCAGAACAGGTAGAAACGAACAAAGTAAAGAAGATTATAAGCGAAAATGAAGATATAGCGAGGTTGTATGCATCTAATGCTATCAGAAAGCGTAATGAACGCATACAGTTATTAAAGTTGGCATCAAGGGTTGATTCGGTTGCGTCAAGGGTTCAGACGGCAGTAACGATGAGGCAAGTTAGCGGGTCTATGGCACAAGTTTGTAGAGGAATGGATAGGGCTTTACAGACTATGAATTTGGAGCAAATCACTATGATTATGGATAGGTTTGAGCAGCAGTTTGAGGACTTAGATACCAGCGTTAATGTTTATGAGGATATGGGACAGAATATGGATGCCGTTGCGGTTGATCATGATAAGGTTGATGATCTTTTGAACAAGGTGGCGGATGAAAATGGTATGGAGCTAAAGCAAAGCGCTCAGTTGAAGGATTTGCCAGAAATGCAAAATAGCCCACCTGTGGTTTCCGAAGAGAAGGAGGATAAACTCGTGCAAAGGTTGCGTATGTTACGTGGCTGA